One Dysidea avara chromosome 7, odDysAvar1.4, whole genome shotgun sequence genomic region harbors:
- the LOC136259908 gene encoding non-lysosomal glucosylceramidase-like, with amino-acid sequence MSDLTLKVEGVYADKKCSKTLTVKSNLGWDEVNGRISDELCASKSGIVVQYLDDEDDWITVTNDSEWQETIRLGSYQNYRSAPTLNLKVTITKRATPKGSQCCSGFVRPIPPDPETTDGILKKLVNPTAAQYKYTGEALRAVTLPLGPIGGGCIAVAGDGGLRQWQVSNRISHLGHVPDSFFAIRVDSGSTTKAVVLQSSTWYDDTGFVPAGYITDHVVPDASKKLLSQLPGVNTVEVTAKYPVVEVDYTSGEVPVNVHMEAFNPCIPLDSKNSGLPVIVFTFTVTNTSSSAANVTLLGSLQNFAGWDGASAITNEVYNSGYGGNTNALLQTNGYTAIDMSNPTLDGRHPYNGHMTLAGVPGPNKVSTMLQYDSVGTMWQYFTTSGLPGQGQSGPSPAGMTWNGAISQANQIPAGGTQTFTFMIGWHFPNRYVNWDQRGFGIVDDMSQFYLGNMYTTYWPTIEDVLNYTVQNFQGLSTSTYGFRDAMFETSLPWQLVDSAAGRVSVIRSPSTMWLADGNFYCFEGCSAQTGCCPLNCTHVLNYEMCLSRMFPDLERTMRNVDLQQQISPNAIIPSRTTLPLELRRQWSFWPDYTIVNPASTAICVDGEIGTVLKTYREVRQGAPGDWFNTMWSQVKKIMDRWMTELDDGTGTIKGPQPNTYDCAMYGVNTFIGSLYLCALRAAEEMAKLQNDQDSVTKYSDRFKLGSQNLDKACFTNGKWYTQVVDPKNNVQVVSDGTFVDCLGGQWWAHSLDLGYLLPQEHVQSTVSSVFAGNHTDSFNPADQHPRKFFDQRDAGLYIGRWPDGKVPSNALLYTSEGAWTGLEYPFAGLALYEGLSDIALKVLLDARNKYDGTRRSPWNEVECGDHYTRPMAGFLLFEIASGQQWNVFTQSIQFAPRLNFTNFKGFFITNTAWGQYIQNGNDAMNPGTAELVVTGGSLQLKQLIIKSTGTTATLKIDSSPVNGASFTQSGGMLVTTFASAIEVKASSKLTISIS; translated from the exons ATGTCCGATCTTACCCTTAAGGTTGAGGGGGTGTACGCGGACAAAAAATGCTCTAAGACACTGACAGTGAAGTCTAACTTGGG ttgGGACGAAGTGAATGGCAGAATATCTGATGAGCTGTGTGCTAGTAAATCAGGAATAGTTGTGCAATATTTGGATGATGAAGATGACTGGATAACG GTCACCAATGATAGTGAATGGCAAGAAACAATTAGGCTTGGGTCTTACCAGAACTACAGAAGTGCCCCAACACTGAATTTGAAAGTCACTATCACTAAG AGAGCTACTCCTAAAGGGTCACAATGTTGTTCAGGATTTGTAAGACCTATTCCACCTGATCCAGAAACTACAGATGGCATACTAAAGAAGCT TGTTAACCCAACTGCTGctcaatacaagtacacaggagAAGCTCTTAGAGCAGTGACACTACCTCTTGGGCCTATTG GAGGTGGATGTATTGCTGTAGCAGGAGATGGTGGATTACGACAGTGGCAAGTGTCTAATCGTATTAGTCACTTGGGTCATGTACCAGATTCATTCTTTGCTATCAG AGTGGACAGTGGCTCCACCACTAAAGCAGTTGTACTACAATCCTCCACTTGGTATGATGACACTGGCTTTGTCCCAGCTGGATATATCACCGATCATG TTGTGCCTGATGCTTCCAAGAAGCTCTTGTCACAACTACCTGGAGTAAACACTGTTGAAGTTACTGCCAAATATCCAGTTGTTGAAG TTGACTATACTAGTGGAGAGGTTCCTGTTAATGTACACATGGAGGCCTTCAATCCTTGTATTCCACTTGATTCCAAAAACAGTGGATTACCCGTGATTGTGTTCACCTTCACTGTCACTAATACATCATCTTCTGCAGCCAAC GTGACATTGTTGGGATCACTACAGAACTTCGCTGGCTGGGATGGGGCATCTGCTATTACAAATGAAG TTTATAACTCTGGATATGGTGGAAATACAAATGCTCTGCTTCAGACTAA TGGATATACTGCCATTGACATGAGTAACCCAACCCTGGATGGTAGACACCCCTACAATGGACATATGACCTTAGCAG GTGTTCCTGGACCCAACAAGGTGTCCACTATGCTGCAGTATGACTCAGTTGGTACAATGTGGCAGTATTTCACAACTTCTGGTTTACCAGGCCAGGGACAAAGTGGACCATCACCA GCTGGAATGACATGGAATGGAGCTATCAGCCAAGCAAATCAAATTCCTGCAGGAGGAACGCAG ACATTTACATTTATGATTGGATGGCATTTTCCAAACAG ATATGTGAATTGGGACCAACGTGGCTTTGGGATAGTTGATGATATGAGTCAATTTTATCTTGGCAACATGTACACCACCTACTGGCCTACCATTGAAGAT GTACTGAATTATACAGTCCAAAACTTTCAAGGATTGTCTACCAGCACATATGGTTTCCGTGATGCCATGTTTGAGACGTCACTTCCTTGGCAACTGGTGGACAGTGCTGCAGGGAGAGTGTCTGTTATTCGATCACCATCCACCATGTGGTTAGCTGATGGGAACTTCTACTGCTTTGAAG GCTGCAGTGCTCAGACTGGATGTTGTCCACTGAACTGTACTCATGTGTTGAACTATGAAATGTGTCTTTCAAG GATGTTTCCAGACTTGGAAAGAACAATGAGAAATGTTGATCTTCAGCAGCAGATATCTCCTAATGCTATTATTCCAAG TCGAACTACTCTTCCTCTTGAGCTACGCCGACAGTGGTCATTCTGGCCTGACTACACCATTGTTAATCCAGCATCCACTGCCATTTGTGTGGATGGTGAGATTGGCACAGTACTAAAAACCTATAGGGAGGTCAGACAAGGCGCCCCAGGAGACTGGTTTAATACCATGTGGTCTCAAGTTAAAAAGATCATGGATAGATGGATGACTGAATTGGACGATGGAACAG GCACAATTAAGGGTCCACAGCCTAACACTTATGATTGTGCCATGTATGGAGTCAATACATTCATTGGCTCACTCTACTTGTGTGCATTGAG GGCTGCAGAAGAAATGGCAAAACTTCAAAATGACCAA GACTCAGTCACCAAATACAGTGACAGGTTCAAGTTAGGTTCACAAAATCTGGACAAGGCTTGTTTCACCAATGGAAAGTGGTACACACAG GTGGTGGATCCTAAAAACAATGTACAGGTGGTCAGTGATG GAACATTTGTAGACTGTCTTGGTGGTCAGTGGTGGGCCCATTCACTTGATCTGGGTTATCTCTTACCTCAAGAACATGTCCAATCAACAGTCTCTAGTGTTTTTGCTGGAAACCACACTGACTCATTTAACCCTG CTGATCAACATCCACGAAAGTTCTTTGACCAAAGAGATGCTGGTTTATATATTGGTCGCTGGCCAGATGGAAAGGTGCCATCCAATGCCTTACTCTACACTTCTGAG GGTGCCTGGACTGGCTTGGAGTATCCATTTGCAGGGCTAGCTTTGTATGAAGGACTGAGTGACATAGCACTGAAGG TGCTCTTGGATGCTCGTAACAAATATGATGGGACCAGAAGGAGTCCTTGGAATGAAGTGGAATGTGGTGACCATTACACAAGGCCAATGGCAGGATTTCTGTTATTTGAAATTGCATCTGGACAG CAATGGAATGTATTCACACAATCCATACAGTTTGCTCCCAGACTGAATTTCACTAACTTTAAAGGATTTTTCATTACTAATACTGCATGGGGTCAGTACATTCAGAATGGAAATGATGCAATGAATCCAGGCACAGCTGAG TTGGTTGTTACTGGGGGCTCACTACAGCTAAAGCAACTGATCATCAAATCAACAGGGACTACTGCTACCCTGAAAATTGACTCTTCTCCTGTTAATGGAGCAAGCTTTACTCAA TCTGGTGGAATGCTAGTTACTACATTTGCATCTGCAATTGAAGTCAAAGCAAGCAGCAAACTGACTATATCTATCAGTTAA
- the LOC136259946 gene encoding lipid droplet-associated hydrolase-like, with amino-acid sequence MTDSAVKIVNKIPTHVFEWRLHRENVPLIMVVPGSPGMGHFYIPFARKLFQLGKGAYEVSVVSHAGHSPGHRRRNRDGRNWYKLEDQVEHKLAYIRERAKSGNPIILVGHSIGCYMIMQMLKELSPDTVQQAFFLFPTIEDMSNAKRGKELYPVFIWFRFLVLFFVWLGSCLPRSFQTWIMRSYFNNSPRDHIDYTVEGAVNLVNTACVNNCFRMAVQELTEVNKLDTEVLDVNIDKISFYYGAKDHWVPPSCFPQMKSRYPDNNIVQCENGYHHAFVLAESNEMAEYVHSKLRLSGHPSGVKLL; translated from the coding sequence ATGACGGACAGTGCCGTGAAGATAGTAAATAAAATTCCTACACACGTGTTCGAGTGGAGACTACATCGAGAAAATGTCCCGTTAATAATGGTGGTTCCAGGGAGCCCAGGAATGGGTCATTTCTACATACCCTTCGCTCGAAAGCTGTTCCAGTTAGGCAAAGGCGCATATGAGGTGTCAGTGGTCTCCCACGCGGGCCATTCCCCTGGTCATAGAAGGAGAAACAGGGATGGTAGAAACTGGTACAAATTGGAAGACCAGGTGGAGCATAAACTAGCTTACATCAGAGAACGTGCCAAGTCTGGCAACCCCATTATACTGGTGGGTCACTCCATTGGTTGCTATATGATAATGCAGATGCTGAAAGAACTTTCACCAGACACTGTTCAGCAAGCATTCTTCCTTTTTCCAACCATTGAGGACATGAGCAATGCAAAAAGGGGCAAAGAGCTGTATCCAGTTTTCATTTGGTTTCGATTTCTTGTTCTCTTTTTTGTATGGCTTGGATCTTGTCTACCAAGGTCATTTCAGACTTGGATAATGCGAAGCTACTTCAACAATTCACCCAGGGATCACATTGATTACACTGTGGAAGGCGCTGTCAACTTGGTGAACACAGCATGTGTCAATAACTGCTTCCGTATGGCTGTACAAGAGCTTACTGAAGTGAACAAACTTGACACAGAGGTACTGGATGTTAATATAGATAAGATTAGTTTTTATTATGGTGCCAAAGACCACTGGGTGCCACCAAGTTGTTTCCCACAGATGAAAAGTAGATATCCAGACAACAACATTGTTCAGTGTGAAAATGGATATCACCATGCCTTTGTGTTGGCAGAGTCCAATGAAATGGCTGAATATGTACACAGCAAGCTGAGACTGTCAGGTCATCCAAGTGGTGTAAAACTGCTATAG